In Pseudomonas sp. GCEP-101, one DNA window encodes the following:
- a CDS encoding flagellar FliJ family protein — translation MKAQIDMLGRLADVRGGKVRELLGRVNYQQNLCQRYRNNITGLDRLCGFSVATSTPLQRHNQQQYKATLHKMLQLQRRELEVAEQTLARIQGELMAAMRSEKVLAQVIEAKVGQWQLQLAQQEQKIQDGLAAQSWWRARA, via the coding sequence ATGAAGGCGCAGATCGACATGCTCGGGCGCCTGGCCGACGTGCGCGGCGGCAAGGTTCGCGAACTGCTGGGCCGGGTCAACTACCAGCAGAACCTCTGCCAGCGCTACCGCAACAACATCACCGGGCTGGACCGCCTGTGCGGTTTCAGCGTGGCCACCAGCACGCCGCTGCAGCGGCACAACCAGCAACAGTACAAGGCCACCCTGCACAAGATGCTGCAGTTGCAGCGCCGCGAGCTGGAGGTCGCCGAGCAGACCCTGGCGCGCATCCAGGGCGAGCTGATGGCGGCCATGCGCAGCGAGAAGGTGCTGGCCCAGGTGATCGAGGCCAAGGTCGGCCAATGGCAGTTGCAGCTGGCCCAGCAGGAACAGAAAATCCAGGATGGCCTCGCCGCGCAATCGTGGTGGCGGGCGCGGGCTTGA